A stretch of candidate division WOR-3 bacterium DNA encodes these proteins:
- a CDS encoding energy transducer TonB produces MRSLSMLASVAVCLLFLSQPSLASEALDYLDDSPSEVDGVPLWLGDDSGATMPLWKLEVKPQPISIPEAEYPERARKAGIEGRTVVEALIDTNGLVADVRVLMPSGNADLDLAAAAAAREAKFRPGMQRGVPVRVWVSLPFRFRLDDGKKTDRPAPKGIFVRDDGEVLPPFPPPPVQAPGLDSALADLARKLVDGSHGESLPRLAVTPFEQLSGSVGDTGVYIAEVLEMQLAGSGRCRVVEREAVAQLLGVAAPTRAAVMDTAARRNLVRVFRLSGIVAGTFTHMDGGMKLMARVVNPRTGLITRTGEVRIVGPRPQGRPRPPVPPPPAPELPKGVTRFEGENLKLKNITAGTYEVQPYTFGGQWSGGRQSWWWGAHPGDRLDLHLPVTPGRYRVTAQFCKSHDYGIVQLLIDGKKVGKPIDFYADRAIVSGPMDLGIHTFGPGTHVLSAVLKGANPKMHLRGDDRSGGKILYLFAVDYLDLIEQGK; encoded by the coding sequence GTGAGGAGTCTGTCTATGCTCGCGTCGGTCGCCGTCTGTCTGCTCTTTCTTAGCCAGCCGTCGCTTGCATCCGAGGCTCTGGATTACCTTGACGACTCACCGTCCGAAGTAGACGGCGTGCCCCTGTGGCTGGGCGATGACTCTGGCGCCACCATGCCACTCTGGAAGCTCGAGGTCAAGCCACAGCCGATCTCCATCCCTGAGGCCGAGTATCCGGAGCGGGCGCGAAAGGCAGGCATCGAAGGGCGGACCGTAGTCGAGGCGCTGATTGACACGAACGGCTTGGTCGCCGATGTGCGGGTGCTGATGCCGTCGGGCAACGCCGACCTCGACCTGGCCGCGGCGGCCGCGGCCAGGGAAGCGAAGTTCCGGCCGGGAATGCAGCGTGGCGTGCCGGTGCGGGTCTGGGTCAGCCTGCCCTTCCGCTTCAGGCTCGATGATGGCAAGAAGACCGATCGGCCAGCACCCAAGGGGATCTTCGTTCGCGACGACGGCGAAGTCCTGCCTCCTTTCCCACCGCCGCCGGTCCAGGCTCCCGGACTCGATTCCGCGCTTGCGGACCTGGCCCGGAAGCTGGTTGACGGCAGCCATGGCGAATCGCTGCCTCGGCTGGCGGTAACGCCTTTCGAGCAGCTCTCCGGCTCGGTTGGCGACACCGGAGTCTACATCGCCGAGGTCCTGGAGATGCAGCTCGCCGGATCGGGCCGGTGCCGGGTGGTCGAGCGCGAGGCGGTCGCGCAGTTGCTCGGCGTAGCCGCACCGACGCGGGCTGCAGTGATGGACACGGCCGCCCGCCGCAACCTGGTCAGAGTCTTCCGGCTCTCGGGAATAGTAGCGGGCACGTTCACGCACATGGATGGCGGCATGAAGCTCATGGCCCGCGTGGTGAACCCCAGGACCGGCCTCATCACCCGCACCGGCGAGGTCCGGATCGTCGGACCGAGGCCGCAGGGAAGACCCCGGCCGCCTGTGCCCCCTCCTCCGGCGCCTGAGTTGCCCAAAGGCGTCACTCGTTTCGAGGGTGAGAACTTGAAGCTGAAGAACATCACCGCCGGGACATACGAGGTTCAACCCTATACGTTCGGCGGCCAATGGAGCGGCGGCCGCCAGTCATGGTGGTGGGGCGCGCACCCCGGCGACCGGTTGGACTTGCACCTGCCCGTCACGCCCGGGCGATACCGCGTGACCGCGCAGTTCTGCAAGTCGCACGACTACGGTATCGTCCAGTTGTTGATCGACGGCAAGAAGGTCGGCAAGCCTATTGACTTCTACGCCGACAGGGCGATCGTCTCCGGGCCGATGGACCTGGGCATCCATACCTTCGGACCCGGCACACACGTTCTCTCGGCGGTGTTGAAGGGCGCAAATCCCAAGATGCATCTGCGTGGCGACGACCGTTCCGGGGGAAAGATCCTCTACCTGTTCGCAGTGGATTACCTGGACCTCATCGAACAGGGGAAATAG
- a CDS encoding HIT family protein gives MDRPCGFCHIIAGEAAASFVFRDDRVVAFMDLRPVNIGHLLVIPIRHAVYLADLDNADGAQMFRVAQQLAAALRRSGLKCEAVNLFLADGEQAGQEVPHVHLHVIPRFRGDGFGLVLPPGYGHKAARPDLDRVAETIRNRLHQPYSPAGS, from the coding sequence ATGGATCGCCCATGCGGTTTCTGCCATATCATCGCCGGTGAGGCCGCGGCGTCATTCGTGTTTCGCGACGATCGGGTCGTGGCCTTCATGGACCTGCGGCCGGTGAACATCGGGCACTTGCTCGTCATCCCCATCCGTCATGCGGTCTACCTGGCAGACCTCGACAATGCAGACGGCGCGCAGATGTTCCGCGTCGCACAGCAACTGGCAGCAGCCCTCCGTAGATCCGGGCTGAAGTGCGAGGCCGTCAACCTCTTCCTTGCTGACGGAGAGCAGGCCGGCCAGGAGGTGCCGCATGTGCACCTGCATGTCATCCCGCGCTTCCGCGGTGACGGTTTCGGCCTGGTCTTGCCGCCCGGCTACGGCCACAAAGCCGCCCGCCCAGACCTAGACCGTGTCGCCGAGACGATCAGGAACCGCCTTCACCAACCGTACTCACCCGCCGGCAGCTAG